CGCGCGCCGACAGCGGCTTCTGCATCCACGCCTGGAGCGCAGCGTCATAGGTGCTGCGACGGCGCAGCACGGCGAAGCACAGGGCTTCCAGCAGCGCGCGGTCGCGGGTATCGGCCAGCTTGGGCAGGGCCCAGGCCAGTTCGGCCTTCAGCGAACGGCCACGGGTGAACACCTGGGCCAGCACGCGTGCGGCCAGCATGCGGGTGGCGGCGCCCGGAGCGGCCTTGGCAATGGAAAAATCGTTCTGCTTCGACACCGGTTTACGCTCCCACGCGCAGGTCGCGACGTGCATTGAGGTAGTCGGCGGCGGTGATCGCCTTGCCGCCCTCGCGCTGCAGGACGCGCAGGCGCAGCGCGCCCTGCCCGCAGGCAATGTCGATGCCTTCGCGGCCGGCGGCCAGCACCGTGCCCGGTGCCTGGCCGTGGGCCAGGTCCAGCGCCACCGCGCCATGGATGCGCACGCGCTCGCCGGCCAGCTGCGCCTCGGCGATCGGCCACGGGTTGAACGCACGCACGGTGCGCGCCAGCGCCTGCGCGTCCTGCGCCCAGTCCAGCTTCGCTTCGGCCTTGTCCAGCTTGTGCGCGTAGGTCACGCCCTGTTCCGGCTGCGGCCGTGCGATCGGCTTGATGCCCGCGCGCAGCAGGCCCAGGCCGTCGGACAGCACCTGCGCGCCCAGCGCGGCCAGCGCGTCATGCAGGTCGCCACCGGTGGCGGTGTCGGCAATGGCCAGCTCCTGGTGCAGCAGCACCGGGCCGGTATCCAGGCCTGCTTCCATCTGCATCAGGCACACGCCGGTGGTGGCATCGCCGGCCTGGATCGCGCGCTGGATCGGCGCGGCGCCGCGCCAGCGCGGCAGCAGCGAGGCGTGCACGTTCCAGCAGCCGTGGGTCGGGATGGTCAGCACCGCCCTGGGCAGGATCAGGCCATAGGCCACCACCACCATCAGGTCCGGCTGCAGGTCGCGCAGCTGCTGCTGGGCGGCCGGGTCCTTCAGGGTTTCCGGCTGGTAGACCGGGATGCCACGGGCAACCGCTTCGAGTTTGACCGGCGACGGTGCCAGGCCACGGCCACGGCCGGCCGGGCGGTCCGGCTGGGTGTAGACGGCCACGACCTCGTGATGGCGCGCGGCCGCGCGCAGCGACGACACCGCGAATTCCGGCGTACCGGCAAAGACAATCCTCATGGCTACCCCACTTGCAGGATGGATACGTGCAGAAAGAACAACGGCGCCGTCGGCCGGCGCCGTGCAGCCCGCGCGGGACGCGCAGGCAGGGGCCACCGCGACGGGCGGCCCGCGATGGCGGTCAGGCCACGTGCTTGCGCTGCTTGGCCAGCTTCTTGCGGACCATTTCGCGCTTCAGCGGCGACAGATAGTCGATGAACAGCTTGCCGTCCAGGTGGTCCATCTCGTGCTGCACGCACACCGCCAGCAGGCCGTCGGTGGTGAGCTCCTGCGGCTGCCCCTGGCGGTCCAGGAACTTCACCGTGATGGAATCGGCGCGGGTCACGTCAGCGAAGATGCCGGGCACCGACAGGCAGCCTTCCTGGTACACCTGGCCCCCGTCCTTGGCGACGATCTCCGGGTTGATGAACACCCGCGGCTCGTTCTTCTCTTCGCTCACGTCGATGACCATGAAGCGCTTGTGCACGTCCACCTGGCTGGCGGCCAGGCCGATGCCGGGGGCGTCGTACATGGTCTGGAACATGTCGTCGAGCAGGGTCTGGAAGGCCGGGGTGGTCACCTCGGCGGCGTCGATCAACGCAGCCTTGGTACGCAGGCGCGGATCGGGGAACTCAAGAATGGGGAGCAGGGCCATGGCTGTTTCCGGGTTGGGGCCGGGGATACGCCGGCATACGTCGCAGATTCTATCTGCAACGCTTGCCTTGCGCCCCGGTTTCTGGACTATAGTGCGCGAACCTGTTGGGGAATCAGGGCTTCGCACCTATGTTGCTTCGTTTTCGTACGGTCGTCGCTGCGGCGATGCTGACCGTGGCTGCCTATGCTACCGCCGTTGAAGTGAATGGCGGGCACCCGGACACCTACGTGGTCCGCAAAGGGGACACGCTGTGGGACATTGCAGGCCGGTTCCTGCAGAAGCCCTGGCTGTGGCCGGAGATCTGGCAGGCCAACCCGCAGATCGCCAACCCGCATCTCATCTACCCGGGTGACGTGCTCAGCCTGGCCTATCTGGACCGCGTGACGGCCCAGCCCGGCCCGCGCACGGAAGCCCCGGTGACCGGCGTGCCGCTCTCGGAGGTCGAACCCTTCCTGAAGCAGCTGAGCGTGGTCGACAGCATCGACCAGCTTCCCTATGTGGTCGGCCTGGAAGGGAACCGCCTGCGCGCCACCAGTGGCCAGGCCGCCTATGTCCGCCTGGCCGATGCCCAGGTCGGCCAGCGCTGGGCCGTGGTCCGCCCGACCGTGCGCTACGGCCAGCCCAAGCCGACCGAGGACCTGACCGCCAACGGCGACGTCACCCCGGGCAGCGGCAACCTGTGGAAGGCCTACAACACGCCCAACCATCGCCGCGGCGTGCTGGGCTATGAGCTGGCCCAGGTCGGCCTCGGCACCATCACCCAGGTGGCCGGCGGCAAGACCGAAGCCTCCACTCTGATGCTGGACGCCAACGGCGACGGCCGTGAAGTGCGTGCCGGTGACCGCCTGGTGCCGGTGGAGGCCCAGCCTTACGACCTGCAGTTCTTCCCGCATGTGCCCGCCGCCAGCCTGGAAGGCCTGGATGTGCGCGTGCTGGCCGTTGCCGACATGTTCAATGCCGGCGGCCCGCGCGACGTCATCGCCATCTCTGCCGGCCGCAGCCAGGGCGTGGACAACGGCACGGTGTTCTCGCTGTGGCGCCAGGGCAGCCATGTCGCCCACCGCATGAAGTACCCGAACTCCTCGCGCATGGACGATTCGCCGTCCACCGGTGCGGGCCGGGTCAGCCTGCCGGACGAATACGCCGCCCACGCGATGGTGTTCCGCACCTTCGACAACGTCAGCTACGCGCTGGTGATGCAGGGCGTGAAGCCGGTGAACGTGGGTTACAGCGCCCAGCACCCGGACGCGAAGTAGAGTCGACCGTTGGTCGACTGCGCTTCGATCCGTCCGCGGTAGTCGACCAACGGTCGACTCTACCCCGCCGGTTCCAGCCGGGCGGCACCGCACCGCAGGCGGTTGCCGGAGGCGGACTCCCCTGACAGCAGAACGCGAAGGCGCCCTAGGGCGCCTTCGTCGTCCGTGGCCGATAGTCGGGCGATGCCCCGCCCCGACACCGCCCTCGATGCACTCGCCCGCCTGGTCCTGGCCGGCGGACCGCTGGCGCCCCGCCGCGCCCTGCTGCTGGCCAGCGGCGATGCCCCCGCCGCGCTCGCCCTGGGCGTGGCCGGCTGGCGCGCGCACGGCTGTTCTGCTGAACAATGCGCCGCCCTGCAGCAGCCCGATCCTGCGGCACTGGCCGCCACCCTGCGCTGGCTGCAGCACCCCGGCCGGCAGCTGCTGGGCTGCTCCGATCCGGCCTTTCCGCCGTTGCTGCAGGACATCCCGCAGCCGCCGCTGGCACTGTTCGTGTCCGGCGACGCCAGCCTGGCCTGGCATCCGGCGGTGGCGGTCGTCGGCAGCCGCTCGCCGACCCCCACCGGGCGCGCGCTGGCGGCGCGCTTCGCCGCCTGCTTCGTCGAGGCCGGCCTGGCGGTGACCAGCGGGCTGGCTGCCGGCATCGATGCCGCCGCCCATGCCGCCGCGCTGGATGCGGGCGGGCGCACGGTGGCGGTCATCGGCACCGGCCCGGACCAGGCGTACCCGCCCGGCAATGCCCGCCTGCAGGCCCGCATCGCCGCCGAAGGCGTCGTGCTGAGCGAGTACCCGCCGGGCACCCCGGCGCGGGCGGGGCAGTTCCCGGCGCGCAACCGGCTGGTGGCCGGGATGGCCCTGGCCACGGTGGTCATCGAGGCGGCCCAGCGCTCCGGCGCCCTGATCACCGCCCGCCTGGCCGCCGAGGCCGGGCGCGAGGTCGGCGCGGTGCCCGGTTCGGTGCTGAACCCGCGTGCGGCCGGCTGCCATCGGCTGATCCGCGAGGGCGTGGCCCTGGTCGAACGGCCCGAAGATGTACTGGAGCTGCTGGCACCTGCCCTGCGCCAGCAACTGCCCGGCTTGCAAAGCCGCCTTGCCACCCCCACTGAACAGGCATCGCCGGCAGACCTGCCGGACCGTTGGGCGAACGACCCTGACTACCAGAGCTTGTGGCGGGCACTGGACCACAACCCAAGCGGTATGGATTCATTGATCACGCGTTGTGGATTGACGGCGCCTGAGGTGTCCTCCATGCTGCTGGCCATGGAACTGGCGGGAATCGTGGTGTGCGTACACGGCCGCTACTGTCGAACTCCCTAGTTTCTTCACCTCCACAGCGTCGCGCGACGCAGGCCGAGGGGCAATGAAAGAGAGCATTCTTGACGTACTGTTGTACCTGTTTGAACACTATTTCAGCGAAGATGCGGACCTGATCCGTGACCGCGACTCGCTGCAGAATGGCCTGATCCAGGCCGGTTTCAGCCCTACCGAGATCAACAAGGCCTTCGACTGGCTCGATGCGCTGGCTGCCCAGCGGCCGAGCGTGGCGCAGGCCCGGGTCGACGGTCCCGTGCGCATTTTCCACGGCCCCGAGCTGGACAAGCTGGACGTGGAATGCCGCGGTTTCCTGCTCTATCTGGAACAGCACGGCATCCTCGATGCCGACCAGCGCGAGCTGGTGCTGGACCGTGCCATGGCCCTGGACCAGGACGAACTGGACCTGGACGACCTGAAGTGGGTCGTGCTGATGGTGCTGTTCAACCAGCCCGGCGCCGAGGCAGCGTATGCCTGGATGGAAACGCAGATGTTCATGGACGAGCCAGAACCCCTTCACTGATCGTACACTTGGGGACCAAGCGCATTCAGGAGCGTCCCCGTGAGTGAGTGGTTTCACGCCCAAGGCAACCGCCAGCAAGGCCCGTTGCCGGCGGAGCAGTTGATCGAGCTTTTCCGCAGCAACGAAATCACCCTGGACACCCTGGTCTGGCGCGACGGGCTGCCGCAATGGCAGCCCCTGCGCAGCGTGGTCGACGAACTGGGGCTGATCGTGCCGGCCGTCGATGCACCGGCCAGCGCGCCGCCACCGCCGGCGGCCCCGCAACCGCCCATCCTGCCGCCGGAAGCGCCTTACCACGCCAGCGCCAGCACCGCGTTGCCGCCGCCGAAGAAGGGCCTGTCCGGCTGCGCGCTGACCGCCATCATCGGCGGCGTCGCCCTGCTGGTCCTGGTGCCGATCCTGGCCATCCTGGCCGCGATCGCCCTGCCCGCCTACAACGACTACGTGATCAAGTCCAAGGTCGCCGGCGCGATTACCGCCCTGCAGCCGCTGAAGGAACAGGTCCAGCGCTTCGCCGACGACCAGGGCCGCTGCCCGGGCGCCAACGACGCCGGCTTCCCCGAAGCAGGCAGTTTCGCCAGCCAGGGGCTGTCTGCCGTGCACATCGGCCGCTTCAACAACGGCCATTGCGGTATCGAAGCCACCCTGGCCGTCCCCGGCAAGGCGATCGACGGCGACCTGCTGTGGCAGGAATACGACCGCGACAGCGGCCGCTGGGAATGCACCGGCGAAAGCGACAACAAATACCTGCCCGTGCAGTGCCGCGGCTGAGCCGCCGGCCGCGCAGGCAGCCTGAAATCCAAGGATGACCCAACAGGGGAACGCAATGACTGAGTGGTATTTCGCCGAAGGACAGCAACGCCAGGGACCGTTCCCGGTCACCGAGATCCGCCAGCGCTTCCAGCGCGGGCAGCTGACCCTGGACACGCTGGTGTGGCGCGAGGGCATGGGCCAGTGGGCCGCCCTGCGCCAGGTCGTGGACGAACTGGGCCTGCAGACCCTGGCCGAGGCCAGCGACAGCAGCGCCGCGGGCGGCTTCGACCTGCGCGGCGACTATGCCGCCATCGACAACGGCACCGCCCCCCTGCCGGGCACCGGCGCACTCAGCAGCTCGCCCTACAGCGCCCCGGGCGCGGCCAGCGGCGACTACAGCCAGGCCGTGCAGGGCGGCGAGGTGGTCTATGCCGGCTTCTGGAAGCGCTTCGCGGCCTACCTGATCGACTATTTCATCCTGCTGATCCCCAGCTGGATCATCGGCATGGTCCTCGGCGTGGGCATCGGCCTCGGCATGGGCGCGGCAGGCGGTGGCGATACGGCCACGGGCGTGGCCGCGCAGCTGGTCAGCGGCCTGGCCGGCCTGGCCATCTCGATGGTGTACTACGCCTGGTTCCACGCCTCGGCCGGCGGCGCCACGCCGGGCAAGATGGCCGTCGGCATCAAGGTCGTGCGCGGCAACGGTGAGCGCCTGACCCTGGGCCGCAGCATCGGTCGTTACTTCGCCACGATCCTGAGCAGCATCATCCTGTGCATCGGCTACCTGATGGCGGCGTTCACCGACCGCAAGCAGGCCCTGCACGACATGGTCTGCGACACCGTCGTGGTCGACCGCTGGGCCTTCACCGACCAGCCGCACCTGCAGCGGCGCGAGCTGGGCACGGTCACCGTCGTGATGCTGGTCATCGGCGGCCTGATGGTCCTGGGCGGCGTGATCATCTCGATCATCGCAGTGGGCGTGATCGCCAACATGGCCAGCTGAGCCTGGCCGACGGCGCCGGCAGGCGGCCGTCATCACGCCCCGCCCCTTGACAGGGGCCCTCCGGGCGTGATTCCTCTAATAAGGAAACCTGAACGCCCGGCACACTACCGGGCGTTCAGTTTATGGATTTGCCCGTGGCCGCTTCACTAATGCGGCCGTTTGCTCCACCCTAGCGGCCCCTTCCCCCGGTCCGCCCACAGACCTTTCCCGACATGCCCAAGCACCTGCTCATCGTCGAATCGCCGGCCAAGGCCAAGACGATCAACAAATACCTCGGCAAGGATTACACCGTCCTGGCCTCGTATGGGCATGTGCGCGACCTGATCCCGAAGGAAGGCGCGGTCGACCCGGACAACGGGTTCGCCATGCATTACGACGTCATCGACAAGAACGAGAAGCACGTCGATGCCATCGCCAAGGCCGCCAAGGGCGCCGACGACATCCTGCTGGCGACCGACCCGGATCGCGAGGGTGAAGCGATCAGCTGGCATATCGCCGAGATCCTGAAGGAGCGTGGGCTGGTCAAGGACAAGCCGATGCAGCGCGTGGTCTTCACCGAGATCACCCCGCGCGCCATCAAGGAAGCCATCAACCAGCCGCGCGCCATCGCCAGCGACCTGGTGGACGCCCAGCAGGCGCGACGCGCGCTGGACTACCTGGTCGGTTTCAACCTGTCGCCGGTGCTGTGGCGCAAGGTGCAGCGCGGCCTGTCCGCCGGCCGCGTGCAGAGCCCGGCGCTGCGCATGATCGTCGAGCGCGAGGAAGAGATCGAAGCCTTCATCGCCCGCGAATACTGGTCCATCGCTGCCGAGTGCGCGCACCCCAGCCAGCATTTCAACGCCAAGCTGATCAAGCTGGACGGGCAGAAGTTCGAGCAGTTCACCGTCACCGACGGCGACACCGCCGAGGCCGCCCGCCTGCGCATCCAGCAGGCCGCGCAGGGCTCGCTGCACGTCACCGACGTGGCCAGCAAGGAGCGCAAGCGCCGCCCGGCGCCGCCGTTCACCACCTCCACCCTGCAGCAGGAAGCCTCGCGCAAGCTCGGCTTCACCACCCGCAAGACCATGCAGGTGGCGCAGAAGCTGTATGAAGGCGTGAACATCGGCGACGAAGGCACCGTCGGCCTGATCTCGTACATGCGTACCGACTCGGTGAACCTGTCGCAGGACGCGCTGGCCGAGATCCGCGACGTGATCGCCCGTGACTACGGCATCGCCTCGCTGCCGGACCAGCCCAACACCTACCAGACCAAGTCCAAGAACGCCCAGGAAGCCCACGAAGCCGTGCGCCCGACCTCGGCCCTGCGGACCCCGGCCCAGGTGTCGCGCTTCCTCACCGACGACGAGCGCCGCCTGTACGAGCTGATCTGGAAGCGCGCCGTCGCCTGCCAGATGATTCCGGCCACGCTCAACACCGTCAGCGTCGACCTGTCGGCCGGCAGCGAACACGTGTTCCGCGCCAGCGGCACCACCGTCGTCGTGCCCGGCTTCCTGGCCGTGTACGAGGAAGGCAAGGACAACAAGAGCGCCGAGGACGAGGACGAAGGCCGCAAGCTGCCGGCGATGAAGCCTGGCGACCGCATTCCGCTGGAACGCATCCTGGCCGAACAGCATTTCACCCAGCCGCCGCCGCGCTTCACCGAAGCGGCGCTGGTGAAGGCGCTGGAAGAGTACGGCATCGGCCGTCCCTCGACCTACGCCTCGATCATCCAGACCCTGCTGTTCCGCAAGTACGTGGAAATGGAAGGCCGCAGCTTCCGTCCGTCCGACGTCGGCCGTGCGGTGTCCAAGTTCCTGTCCAGCCACTTCACCCAGTACGTGGACTACGACTTCACCGCCAAGCTGGAAGACGAGCTCGATGCCGTCTCGCGCGGCGAGGAAGAGTGGATCCCGCTGATGGCCCGCTTCTGGGAACCGTTCAAGGAGCTGGTGGAAGACAAGAAGGAATCGGTCGACCGCGCCGAGGCCAGCGGTGCCCGCGAACTGGGTACCGACCCCAAGACCGGCAAGCCGGTCAGCGTGCGCCTGGGCCGTTTCGGGCCGTACGCGGCCATCGGCAGCACCGCCGAGGACGCCGAGGAGAAGCCGAAGTTCGCTTCGCTGCGCCCCGGCCAGTCGATGCACACCATCTCCCTGGAAGACGCGTTGGAACTGTTCCTGATGCCGCGCGCACTGGGCCAGGACAAGGATGAGGACGTCAGCGTCGGCATCGGTCGTTTCGGCCCGTTCGCCAAGCGCGGCAGCACCTATGCCTCGCTGAAGAAGGAAGACGACCCGTACACCATCGACCTGGCCCGCGCCGTGTTCCTGATCGAAGAGAAGGAAGAGATCGCGCGCAACCGGATCATCAAGGAGTTCGAGGGCAGCGACATCCAGGTG
This genomic stretch from Stenotrophomonas sp. SAU14A_NAIMI4_5 harbors:
- the fmt gene encoding methionyl-tRNA formyltransferase, giving the protein MRIVFAGTPEFAVSSLRAAARHHEVVAVYTQPDRPAGRGRGLAPSPVKLEAVARGIPVYQPETLKDPAAQQQLRDLQPDLMVVVAYGLILPRAVLTIPTHGCWNVHASLLPRWRGAAPIQRAIQAGDATTGVCLMQMEAGLDTGPVLLHQELAIADTATGGDLHDALAALGAQVLSDGLGLLRAGIKPIARPQPEQGVTYAHKLDKAEAKLDWAQDAQALARTVRAFNPWPIAEAQLAGERVRIHGAVALDLAHGQAPGTVLAAGREGIDIACGQGALRLRVLQREGGKAITAADYLNARRDLRVGA
- the def gene encoding peptide deformylase, translating into MALLPILEFPDPRLRTKAALIDAAEVTTPAFQTLLDDMFQTMYDAPGIGLAASQVDVHKRFMVIDVSEEKNEPRVFINPEIVAKDGGQVYQEGCLSVPGIFADVTRADSITVKFLDRQGQPQELTTDGLLAVCVQHEMDHLDGKLFIDYLSPLKREMVRKKLAKQRKHVA
- a CDS encoding LysM peptidoglycan-binding domain-containing protein — translated: MLLRFRTVVAAAMLTVAAYATAVEVNGGHPDTYVVRKGDTLWDIAGRFLQKPWLWPEIWQANPQIANPHLIYPGDVLSLAYLDRVTAQPGPRTEAPVTGVPLSEVEPFLKQLSVVDSIDQLPYVVGLEGNRLRATSGQAAYVRLADAQVGQRWAVVRPTVRYGQPKPTEDLTANGDVTPGSGNLWKAYNTPNHRRGVLGYELAQVGLGTITQVAGGKTEASTLMLDANGDGREVRAGDRLVPVEAQPYDLQFFPHVPAASLEGLDVRVLAVADMFNAGGPRDVIAISAGRSQGVDNGTVFSLWRQGSHVAHRMKYPNSSRMDDSPSTGAGRVSLPDEYAAHAMVFRTFDNVSYALVMQGVKPVNVGYSAQHPDAK
- the dprA gene encoding DNA-processing protein DprA; protein product: MPRPDTALDALARLVLAGGPLAPRRALLLASGDAPAALALGVAGWRAHGCSAEQCAALQQPDPAALAATLRWLQHPGRQLLGCSDPAFPPLLQDIPQPPLALFVSGDASLAWHPAVAVVGSRSPTPTGRALAARFAACFVEAGLAVTSGLAAGIDAAAHAAALDAGGRTVAVIGTGPDQAYPPGNARLQARIAAEGVVLSEYPPGTPARAGQFPARNRLVAGMALATVVIEAAQRSGALITARLAAEAGREVGAVPGSVLNPRAAGCHRLIREGVALVERPEDVLELLAPALRQQLPGLQSRLATPTEQASPADLPDRWANDPDYQSLWRALDHNPSGMDSLITRCGLTAPEVSSMLLAMELAGIVVCVHGRYCRTP
- a CDS encoding DUF494 family protein — encoded protein: MKESILDVLLYLFEHYFSEDADLIRDRDSLQNGLIQAGFSPTEINKAFDWLDALAAQRPSVAQARVDGPVRIFHGPELDKLDVECRGFLLYLEQHGILDADQRELVLDRAMALDQDELDLDDLKWVVLMVLFNQPGAEAAYAWMETQMFMDEPEPLH
- a CDS encoding GYF domain-containing protein, translated to MSEWFHAQGNRQQGPLPAEQLIELFRSNEITLDTLVWRDGLPQWQPLRSVVDELGLIVPAVDAPASAPPPPAAPQPPILPPEAPYHASASTALPPPKKGLSGCALTAIIGGVALLVLVPILAILAAIALPAYNDYVIKSKVAGAITALQPLKEQVQRFADDQGRCPGANDAGFPEAGSFASQGLSAVHIGRFNNGHCGIEATLAVPGKAIDGDLLWQEYDRDSGRWECTGESDNKYLPVQCRG
- a CDS encoding RDD family protein → MTEWYFAEGQQRQGPFPVTEIRQRFQRGQLTLDTLVWREGMGQWAALRQVVDELGLQTLAEASDSSAAGGFDLRGDYAAIDNGTAPLPGTGALSSSPYSAPGAASGDYSQAVQGGEVVYAGFWKRFAAYLIDYFILLIPSWIIGMVLGVGIGLGMGAAGGGDTATGVAAQLVSGLAGLAISMVYYAWFHASAGGATPGKMAVGIKVVRGNGERLTLGRSIGRYFATILSSIILCIGYLMAAFTDRKQALHDMVCDTVVVDRWAFTDQPHLQRRELGTVTVVMLVIGGLMVLGGVIISIIAVGVIANMAS
- a CDS encoding DNA topoisomerase I — translated: MPKHLLIVESPAKAKTINKYLGKDYTVLASYGHVRDLIPKEGAVDPDNGFAMHYDVIDKNEKHVDAIAKAAKGADDILLATDPDREGEAISWHIAEILKERGLVKDKPMQRVVFTEITPRAIKEAINQPRAIASDLVDAQQARRALDYLVGFNLSPVLWRKVQRGLSAGRVQSPALRMIVEREEEIEAFIAREYWSIAAECAHPSQHFNAKLIKLDGQKFEQFTVTDGDTAEAARLRIQQAAQGSLHVTDVASKERKRRPAPPFTTSTLQQEASRKLGFTTRKTMQVAQKLYEGVNIGDEGTVGLISYMRTDSVNLSQDALAEIRDVIARDYGIASLPDQPNTYQTKSKNAQEAHEAVRPTSALRTPAQVSRFLTDDERRLYELIWKRAVACQMIPATLNTVSVDLSAGSEHVFRASGTTVVVPGFLAVYEEGKDNKSAEDEDEGRKLPAMKPGDRIPLERILAEQHFTQPPPRFTEAALVKALEEYGIGRPSTYASIIQTLLFRKYVEMEGRSFRPSDVGRAVSKFLSSHFTQYVDYDFTAKLEDELDAVSRGEEEWIPLMARFWEPFKELVEDKKESVDRAEASGARELGTDPKTGKPVSVRLGRFGPYAAIGSTAEDAEEKPKFASLRPGQSMHTISLEDALELFLMPRALGQDKDEDVSVGIGRFGPFAKRGSTYASLKKEDDPYTIDLARAVFLIEEKEEIARNRIIKEFEGSDIQVLNGRFGPYISDGKMNGKIPKDREPASLTLAEVQQLMEETGKPVRKGFGAKKAAAKKAPAKKAAVKKEAAPKKAAAKKAPAKKAAKKAVKKAVKKAAAKK